Within Methanomassiliicoccales archaeon, the genomic segment TGATGGACATGTTCTGGGTCGTTTGTCTAGTGACGTGGCTCAGAGGATCATGAACGGCGAGGACGTGATTATCGTCAACGCCGACAAGGCACTGATCACCGGAGGACGAGCTACTACCCTCTCCGATTACAAGCAGAAGAAGGACAGAGGCAAGATCCGAAAGGGTCCATTTTACCCGAGAAGGGCGGACCTCATTTTCAAGAGGACCGTCAGGGGAATGATACCCTTCGACAAGTCCCGCGGAAGAGAGGCCTACCGCAGACTCAAGGTTTTTGTGGGCGT encodes:
- a CDS encoding 50S ribosomal protein L13; this translates as MVVIDADGHVLGRLSSDVAQRIMNGEDVIIVNADKALITGGRATTLSDYKQKKDRGKIRKGPFYPRRADLIFKRTVRGMIPFDKSRGREAYRRLKVFVGVPREYESAKVERIEKAMQVNTSRYITLGEVSAFLGSNVR